A genomic window from Prunus persica cultivar Lovell chromosome G2, Prunus_persica_NCBIv2, whole genome shotgun sequence includes:
- the LOC18785448 gene encoding cysteine proteinase inhibitor 12 — MKLKSKSSSSSSSSLCVFMQLIFFVLLPFLAFSSFAEESNPSHFQNMATLGGVHESHASQNSLETEDLARFAVQDHNNKENALLEFVRVVKAKEQVVAGTLHHLTIEAIDAGKKKLYEAKVWVKPWLGFKEVQEFKHAGDCNETPSFTPSDLGVKEGGHGPGWQSVPPHDPQVQDAANHAVKSLQQRSNSLFPYELQEVVHAKAEVIEEHAKFNMLLKLKRGDKEEKFKVEVHKNNEGTFKLNQMEADHS; from the exons atgaaattgaaatcgaaatcttcttcttcttcttcctcctccttgtGTGTGTTTATGCAACTCATCTTCTTCGTCCTCTTACCTTTCCTCGCATTCTCATCCTTCGCAGAAGAATCAAATCCCTCCCATTTCCAAAACATGGCCACTCTCGGCGGAGTCCACGAATCCCATGCCTCCCAGAACAGCCTCGAAACCGAAGACCTTGCTCGCTTCGCTGTCCAAGATCACAACAACAAGGAg AATGCTCTGCTTGAGTTTGTGAGGGTGGTGAAGGCAAAGGAGCAGGTGGTGGCTGGCACTCTGCACCATCTGACGATCGAGGCCATCGATGCTGGAAAGAAGAAGCTTTACGAAGCCAAAGTCTGGGTGAAGCCTTGGTTGGGTTTTAAGGAAGTACAGGAGTTCAAGCACGCCGGTGACTGTAATGAAACGCCGTCGTTTACCCCTTCTGATCTTGGTGTTAAGGAAGGTGGGCATGGTCCCGGGTGGCAATCTGTGCCGCCACACGATCCTCAGGTTCAGGATGCTGCAAATCATGCTGTTAAGAGCCTCCAGCAAAGGTCTAATTCTCTGTTTCCTTATGAGCTTCAAGAAGTTGTTCACGCAAAGGCTGAG GTGATTGAAGAACATGCCAAGTTTAACATGCTTCTGAAGTTGAAGAGGGGAGACAAAGAAGAGAAGTTTAAAGTTGAAGTGCATAAGAACAATGAAGGCACCTTCAAACTGAACCAGATGGAGGCAGATCACTCCTAG